One genomic window of Helicobacter canis includes the following:
- the feoB gene encoding ferrous iron transport protein B, protein MSHATSPKRTLTIALVGQPNVGKSSLINALSGSHLKVGNFSGVTIEKTQASFTYQNTHITIIDLPGSYSLNHYSPEEKITKDFLESRQYDIVLNVLDSTNLARNLALTGQIMDLGIKIVLGLNMIDEARDEQVIVNHKLLSEILGVPCVPISASTGENLSLLLDTLLSYAQKPLCAPKRVYNDKIEKAIAQVEQFITQKSFYELHAYPKASTPLSARGLAILLIKQDSALYAYLHDKPCYHEIVQYVNAARNELSLASDEQNIARLFHHDAIAYAQGAAQETITYPKSTLEQTKNVDSILLHKRFGIPIFLVLMFVLFEATFYVGGFFKDYIELGFENLAEVIREHIVVEAFASLLCDGVIGGVGTILAFLPLIAVLYFGIALLESSGYMARIAFLLDGFFHKFGLHGKSFIPLVAGFGCSVPAYMATRTLKNRNERLITLFVIGFMSCSARLPIYVLFIGAFFDQKHAGLVLFGIYLFGAIIALLLAKLLKLSVFTGHEEPFVMEMPKYRMPNWRVVWFSVWSKVVMFLKKAAGFIFLGSILIWFASQYPKSPELEEQYAASQEALMQSKQFNALSKQDQQEALWYLHNEYNENFLRQTYSGKIGEALRPIFAPLDFDWRLSISLVAGFAAKEVVVSTLGILYALGDDVNEESTSLQQNLRDNISFPTAIAFIVFVMFYIPCFAATITFGREAGGVKFVAYLFIFTSIVAYCFALLGYYCAWLGYKFFMG, encoded by the coding sequence ATGTCGCACGCCACAAGCCCTAAGCGCACTCTTACTATCGCGCTTGTAGGACAGCCAAATGTCGGCAAAAGCTCGCTGATAAATGCCCTTAGCGGCTCGCATTTAAAAGTCGGGAATTTTAGCGGTGTAACGATTGAAAAAACCCAAGCAAGCTTCACCTACCAAAACACGCATATAACCATAATCGACCTGCCCGGCTCCTACTCGCTCAACCACTACTCCCCAGAAGAGAAAATCACCAAAGACTTCCTAGAATCTAGGCAGTATGACATCGTGCTAAATGTGCTAGATTCTACCAATCTCGCGCGTAATCTCGCACTCACAGGGCAGATTATGGATCTTGGGATAAAGATCGTGCTAGGGCTAAATATGATCGATGAAGCGCGAGATGAGCAGGTGATAGTCAATCACAAGCTACTAAGTGAGATTCTAGGTGTGCCTTGTGTGCCTATCTCTGCCAGCACAGGCGAGAATCTATCTCTCTTGCTTGATACGCTCCTATCCTATGCGCAAAAGCCCCTGTGTGCGCCAAAGCGCGTTTATAATGACAAGATAGAAAAAGCCATAGCCCAAGTAGAGCAATTTATCACGCAAAAGTCTTTCTACGAGCTACACGCCTATCCCAAAGCCAGCACGCCTTTATCTGCTAGAGGGCTTGCGATTTTGCTCATCAAGCAAGATAGCGCATTATATGCCTACTTGCACGATAAGCCCTGCTACCACGAGATTGTGCAATATGTCAATGCCGCGCGCAATGAACTCTCCCTAGCAAGCGATGAACAAAATATCGCAAGGCTTTTCCACCACGATGCCATAGCCTATGCCCAAGGTGCCGCGCAAGAGACTATCACCTACCCAAAATCCACTTTAGAGCAGACAAAAAATGTGGATTCTATCTTGCTACATAAACGCTTTGGGATTCCTATTTTTCTTGTGCTGATGTTTGTGCTATTTGAAGCGACCTTTTATGTGGGCGGGTTTTTTAAAGACTATATTGAGCTAGGCTTTGAGAATCTAGCAGAAGTGATTAGAGAGCATATTGTGGTAGAGGCATTTGCCTCCTTGCTGTGTGATGGCGTGATCGGCGGCGTGGGGACGATTCTGGCATTTTTGCCGCTGATTGCTGTGCTGTATTTTGGGATAGCACTGCTAGAGAGTAGTGGCTATATGGCGCGCATAGCCTTTTTGCTCGATGGCTTTTTTCATAAATTTGGCTTGCACGGCAAGAGCTTTATCCCGCTTGTAGCGGGCTTTGGCTGCTCTGTGCCAGCCTATATGGCTACAAGAACGCTCAAAAATCGCAATGAACGGCTTATCACGCTTTTTGTCATAGGCTTTATGAGCTGTAGTGCTAGACTGCCCATTTATGTGCTATTTATCGGGGCATTTTTTGATCAAAAGCACGCCGGGCTCGTGCTTTTTGGGATCTATCTTTTTGGCGCGATCATTGCGCTACTACTTGCCAAGCTGCTAAAGCTCTCGGTATTTACCGGGCACGAAGAGCCATTTGTAATGGAAATGCCAAAGTATCGAATGCCCAATTGGCGTGTGGTGTGGTTTAGCGTATGGAGCAAGGTGGTGATGTTTTTGAAAAAGGCGGCGGGATTTATCTTCCTAGGGTCGATATTGATTTGGTTTGCCTCTCAATACCCCAAATCCCCAGAGCTAGAAGAGCAATACGCCGCTAGCCAAGAAGCCCTAATGCAATCAAAGCAGTTTAATGCCCTAAGCAAGCAAGATCAGCAAGAAGCTCTATGGTATTTGCATAATGAATACAACGAAAACTTCTTGCGCCAAACCTACTCTGGCAAAATCGGCGAAGCCTTGCGCCCGATTTTTGCGCCGCTAGATTTTGACTGGCGGCTCTCTATCTCTCTTGTAGCAGGCTTTGCGGCAAAGGAGGTGGTCGTCTCTACACTTGGGATCCTCTACGCCCTAGGCGATGATGTCAATGAAGAATCCACCTCCTTGCAGCAAAACTTGCGCGATAATATCTCCTTCCCCACGGCGATTGCTTTTATTGTCTTTGTGATGTTTTATATCCCTTGCTTTGCAGCGACTATCACCTTTGGCAGAGAGGCGGGGGGGGTAAAGTTTGTGGCATATCTCTTTATTTTTACAAGCATTGTGGCGTATTGCTTCGCGCTACTTGGCTACTACTGCGCTTGGCTTGGGTATAAGTTTTTTATGGGCTAG
- a CDS encoding transporter substrate-binding domain-containing protein — protein MKLGFKGMLKVAGLFLVSGLFALQANAGMLDDIKKRGEIVVGVKNDVPRFALLDQKTKQIQGFEVDVAKLLAKSILGDEKKIKLVAVNAKTRGPLLDNGSIDAVIATFTITPERKRTYNFSQPYYKDAVGLLVLKEKGYKSIADMKNATIGVAQAATSKKAIDEAAKKLGVNVKFNEFPDYPSIKAALDAKRVDAFGVDKSILLGYVDDKSEILPDSFEPQEYGIVSPKKDKEFATFIDKFVQDNKAQIDDLAKKWGL, from the coding sequence ATGAAACTAGGTTTTAAAGGAATGCTGAAAGTAGCGGGTTTGTTTCTCGTATCGGGACTTTTTGCTTTACAGGCAAATGCAGGAATGCTAGATGACATTAAAAAACGCGGTGAGATTGTTGTGGGTGTGAAAAATGATGTGCCGCGCTTTGCCTTGCTTGATCAAAAGACAAAGCAGATTCAAGGCTTTGAAGTTGATGTGGCAAAGCTTTTAGCAAAAAGCATTTTAGGTGATGAGAAAAAGATTAAGCTAGTAGCTGTAAATGCTAAGACAAGAGGACCATTGCTTGATAATGGTAGCATTGATGCGGTTATTGCGACCTTTACAATCACGCCAGAGCGCAAACGCACTTACAATTTTTCACAGCCATACTATAAGGACGCTGTGGGCTTACTTGTGCTGAAAGAAAAGGGGTATAAATCTATCGCTGATATGAAAAATGCGACCATCGGTGTAGCCCAAGCAGCGACTTCTAAAAAGGCTATTGATGAGGCGGCAAAAAAGCTTGGTGTGAATGTGAAGTTTAATGAGTTTCCAGACTATCCAAGTATCAAAGCAGCCCTTGATGCAAAACGCGTAGATGCTTTTGGTGTGGATAAATCTATCCTTTTGGGTTATGTTGATGATAAGAGTGAGATACTCCCAGATAGCTTTGAGCCGCAAGAATACGGCATTGTAAGCCCCAAAAAAGACAAAGAGTTTGCTACATTTATTGACAAATTTGTGCAAGACAATAAGGCGCAAATTGATGATCTAGCCAAAAAGTGGGGACTATAA
- a CDS encoding amino acid ABC transporter ATP-binding protein: protein MIELKNVNKYYGKHRVLKDINLTIKDGEKLVIIGPSGSGKSTTIRCMNGLEEVSSGEVIVGGIPLNHKTKTKICREYCAMVFQHFNLYSHLSVLENLTLAPIKLRGKTKQEAQEIAYKYLEVVGLRDKAQVYPATLSGGQQQRVAIARSLCTQKPYILFDEPTSALDPETIQEVLDVMREISHQSNTTMVVVTHEMGFAKEVADRIIFMEDGAIVEESVPKDFFVSPKTERAKTFLGKILSH, encoded by the coding sequence GTGATCGAGCTAAAAAATGTCAATAAATACTATGGTAAGCACCGCGTGCTAAAAGATATAAATCTCACAATCAAAGATGGTGAAAAGCTTGTCATCATTGGACCAAGTGGCAGTGGAAAAAGCACTACAATCCGCTGTATGAATGGGCTTGAAGAGGTAAGCTCTGGTGAAGTGATTGTCGGCGGTATCCCGCTTAATCACAAGACAAAGACAAAGATATGCCGCGAGTATTGTGCTATGGTGTTTCAGCATTTTAATCTCTACTCACATTTAAGTGTGCTTGAGAATCTAACCCTTGCGCCCATTAAGCTACGAGGCAAGACAAAGCAAGAAGCACAAGAAATCGCCTACAAATACCTTGAAGTTGTCGGCTTAAGAGATAAAGCACAAGTCTATCCAGCCACACTTAGCGGAGGGCAGCAGCAGCGCGTGGCAATCGCTAGAAGTCTCTGCACGCAAAAGCCCTATATCCTCTTTGATGAGCCCACCTCCGCGCTTGACCCTGAGACGATACAAGAAGTCTTAGATGTTATGCGTGAGATCTCACATCAAAGCAATACGACAATGGTTGTCGTAACGCACGAGATGGGGTTTGCCAAGGAGGTGGCAGATAGGATCATCTTTATGGAAGATGGTGCTATCGTGGAAGAAAGCGTGCCTAAAGATTTCTTCGTATCGCCAAAAACCGAGCGTGCGAAGACATTTTTGGGTAAAATTTTGAGCCACTAG
- a CDS encoding amino acid ABC transporter permease, whose protein sequence is MAGSETLGESLFSFLESVGLYDEDNPSSNPFALWKFADMLSHADEFLSGFGYTLSVSCLALLIALIFGTIGGVMATSRFKILKAYTRIYVEIFQNTPLVIQIFFLYFALPPLGIHLDVFSVGVLGVGAYHGAYVSEVVRSGILSVPKGQFEASASQGFTYTQQMRYIILPQTIKIILPPLTNQMVNLIKNTSVLLIVAGGEIMYVADSYAGDTSNYAPAYLFTALLYFIVCYPLAYFAKFYEDRLKNAHLKR, encoded by the coding sequence ATGGCAGGGAGTGAGACTTTGGGGGAGAGTCTCTTTAGCTTTTTAGAATCTGTGGGTTTATACGATGAGGACAATCCTAGCTCAAATCCATTTGCGTTGTGGAAGTTTGCAGATATGCTTTCACACGCTGATGAGTTTCTATCAGGCTTTGGCTATACCTTATCGGTGAGTTGCCTTGCTCTTTTGATCGCGCTTATTTTTGGCACGATCGGTGGCGTTATGGCGACAAGCAGATTTAAGATTCTTAAAGCCTACACACGCATTTATGTTGAGATTTTTCAAAATACGCCACTTGTGATACAGATATTTTTCTTGTATTTTGCCTTGCCTCCGCTTGGGATTCACCTTGATGTGTTTAGTGTCGGTGTTTTGGGCGTTGGAGCATATCACGGCGCGTATGTGAGCGAGGTGGTGAGAAGCGGGATACTCTCTGTCCCAAAAGGGCAGTTTGAAGCCTCTGCTTCGCAAGGATTTACCTACACGCAGCAAATGCGTTATATTATCCTGCCACAAACGATTAAAATTATCTTGCCTCCATTGACAAATCAAATGGTCAATCTCATCAAAAACACTTCTGTGCTTTTGATTGTAGCGGGCGGGGAGATTATGTATGTGGCTGATAGCTATGCTGGAGATACGAGCAATTATGCTCCGGCTTATCTCTTTACCGCGTTGCTGTATTTTATCGTGTGCTATCCGTTGGCGTATTTTGCAAAATTTTATGAAGATAGGCTGAAAAACGCCCATCTCAAGCGTTAA
- a CDS encoding TSUP family transporter, translated as MDLGLGWYITLFIASVVGGLVGSLSGGAGMVTMPLLLLSGISPLQALATNKLQACVGSFTSAAHYYHGGLVDFSQSRVLIIIAVVFAGIGAFSVQFISLDLLAKALPFVMIGLGIYFLLSSKISEQDRAHSINKPYLYGSCALASVYGGFMGVGIGSFILAILVAVAGYGLSKALAHSRWIVFSINLSSTAFFLLGGQVLWILGIMMCVGQMIGASLGAKLAIKHGAKIIRPAVIVLCFAISTQLLIREFF; from the coding sequence GTGGATTTGGGGCTTGGCTGGTATATCACGCTTTTTATCGCCTCTGTTGTGGGTGGGCTAGTAGGCTCGCTCTCTGGCGGAGCTGGTATGGTAACAATGCCCTTGCTTTTGCTTAGTGGCATAAGCCCCTTACAAGCCCTAGCGACTAATAAACTTCAAGCCTGCGTAGGCTCTTTTACAAGTGCGGCGCATTATTATCACGGCGGCTTGGTGGATTTTAGCCAAAGTCGCGTGCTTATCATCATCGCGGTGGTGTTTGCTGGCATTGGGGCTTTTAGCGTGCAGTTTATCTCGCTGGATCTGCTGGCAAAGGCATTGCCCTTTGTGATGATAGGGCTTGGGATCTACTTTTTGCTCTCATCAAAAATCAGCGAGCAAGATCGTGCGCACTCTATCAACAAGCCCTATCTCTATGGCTCTTGTGCGCTTGCTAGTGTGTATGGCGGATTTATGGGGGTGGGGATTGGCTCATTTATCCTAGCGATACTTGTAGCAGTCGCTGGCTATGGACTTAGCAAAGCTCTAGCACACTCTCGCTGGATTGTCTTTAGCATCAATCTCTCTTCTACGGCGTTTTTCTTGCTAGGGGGGCAGGTATTGTGGATTCTAGGGATTATGATGTGTGTGGGGCAGATGATTGGCGCAAGCCTAGGGGCAAAGCTTGCTATCAAGCACGGGGCTAAGATTATCCGCCCAGCAGTGATCGTGCTATGCTTTGCTATCTCTACACAGCTGCTTATTAGAGAGTTTTTCTAG
- a CDS encoding Tfp pilus assembly protein FimT/FimU, whose translation MRAAFSVLELVIAIVILGVFASFAMPSSKHALHQAALTTLAYIRYTQHLALNSSLEFATLKQTSTLTALHPSIDPHKLLDSSKNFWQIQFHQSGIYTLNSFSVFFDTPRFSPTTDRDNQPQPGDIIAINGKNRRCLSGYSNDNIATECRNNSEILVRLYESFGVESIILESEFACQEINTFRIGFDRFGKPFCARNIRALQAPMQIALKKGAYTKYICILPYSGYAYIAPRGC comes from the coding sequence ATGCGTGCCGCATTTAGTGTGCTTGAGCTAGTTATTGCTATTGTGATTTTAGGTGTGTTTGCAAGCTTTGCTATGCCAAGCTCTAAGCACGCATTGCACCAAGCTGCCCTAACCACCCTAGCCTATATCCGCTATACACAGCATCTGGCTCTAAATAGCTCCTTAGAATTTGCCACGCTTAAGCAGACTTCTACGCTTACTGCATTGCACCCTTCTATTGATCCGCATAAATTATTGGATTCTAGTAAGAATTTTTGGCAGATCCAATTTCATCAAAGTGGAATCTATACGCTAAATAGCTTTAGTGTGTTTTTTGACACGCCTAGATTTTCGCCCACGACAGATAGAGATAATCAGCCCCAGCCCGGCGATATTATCGCAATAAATGGCAAAAATAGGCGGTGTCTATCAGGATATAGCAATGATAATATCGCCACAGAGTGCCGCAATAATAGCGAGATCTTAGTGCGGCTATATGAGAGCTTTGGGGTAGAATCTATCATCTTAGAATCCGAATTTGCCTGCCAAGAGATCAATACATTTCGCATAGGCTTTGATCGATTTGGCAAGCCCTTTTGCGCTAGAAATATTAGAGCCTTGCAAGCCCCTATGCAAATCGCACTAAAAAAGGGCGCATATACAAAGTATATATGTATCTTGCCGTATAGTGGCTATGCCTATATCGCCCCTAGAGGGTGCTGA
- the ilvA gene encoding threonine ammonia-lyase, whose protein sequence is MLSLQALQQAQERLAPIIEYIPLSLAPKLSLRFDAHIYLKKENLQRTGAFKIRGAFNKIASMSAEDRARGVIAASAGNHAQGVAYSARHFAIPAVIVMPESTPLLKVQATKELGAEVVLHGNNYDESYAKACQIAQDRGLSFIHPFADEAVMAGQGTIALEMIAERELDIVLVPIGGGGLIGGIAAAYHYLSPTTKIIGVTAKGAPAMAESFKSGSMHNAESVRTIADGIAVRDVNALNFSYVESLVSDIIQVDDEEIASAILYLLENQKLVVEGAGAVGVAALLHNKLALNANDRVGVVLSGGNIDVTMLNLIIQKGLVKTMRKFQFQVLLVDKPGALQALSDIFVQAGANIVQIDYDRTSTNLAYGDAYVIISLEIKGQEHKQAICDCLRANGYDFTEIL, encoded by the coding sequence ATGCTATCCTTACAAGCCTTGCAGCAGGCACAAGAACGGCTTGCGCCAATCATCGAGTATATCCCGCTTTCTCTTGCTCCTAAGCTGTCTTTGAGATTTGATGCACATATTTATTTGAAAAAAGAAAATCTCCAGCGCACAGGAGCGTTTAAAATCCGCGGCGCGTTTAATAAAATCGCTTCTATGAGTGCAGAGGATCGCGCTAGGGGTGTGATCGCCGCAAGTGCTGGGAATCACGCCCAAGGCGTGGCGTATTCTGCTAGGCATTTTGCTATCCCTGCGGTGATTGTGATGCCAGAATCCACCCCCTTGCTCAAAGTCCAAGCCACCAAGGAGCTAGGAGCAGAAGTGGTGCTACACGGCAATAATTATGATGAGTCCTATGCCAAAGCGTGTCAAATCGCGCAAGATAGGGGCTTAAGCTTTATCCACCCCTTTGCTGATGAAGCTGTTATGGCAGGGCAGGGAACTATCGCGCTTGAGATGATTGCAGAAAGGGAGCTAGATATAGTGCTTGTGCCTATTGGTGGAGGAGGGCTTATCGGCGGGATCGCTGCAGCATATCATTACCTAAGCCCCACTACTAAGATCATAGGCGTAACGGCAAAGGGTGCGCCCGCTATGGCAGAGAGCTTTAAATCTGGCAGTATGCACAATGCAGAATCTGTGCGCACGATTGCCGATGGTATCGCTGTGCGCGATGTCAATGCGCTAAATTTCTCCTATGTAGAGTCATTAGTGAGTGATATTATACAAGTCGATGATGAAGAGATCGCTTCAGCGATTTTGTATCTTTTAGAAAATCAAAAGCTTGTGGTAGAGGGGGCTGGGGCAGTGGGTGTGGCAGCTCTTTTACACAACAAGCTTGCCTTAAACGCCAATGATCGCGTGGGCGTGGTGCTAAGTGGGGGGAATATTGATGTAACAATGCTTAATTTGATTATCCAAAAGGGCTTAGTCAAAACTATGCGTAAATTCCAATTCCAAGTGCTGCTTGTGGATAAGCCCGGGGCATTGCAGGCATTAAGCGATATTTTTGTCCAAGCAGGAGCAAATATCGTGCAAATTGATTATGACAGGACTAGCACAAATCTCGCCTATGGCGATGCGTATGTGATCATTTCCCTTGAAATTAAGGGGCAAGAACACAAGCAGGCAATTTGTGATTGCTTGCGTGCAAATGGCTATGACTTTACAGAAATTCTCTAG
- the mtaB gene encoding tRNA (N(6)-L-threonylcarbamoyladenosine(37)-C(2))-methylthiotransferase MtaB — MKEIKQEKKVFFKTFGCRTNLYDTQIMRENLGDFAHTLEEAQADIVVINSCTVTNGADSSVRSYVRKARDLGKSVVFAGCGVKTQGRELLERGLVDGVLGHSHKESIAQALDKLAQGQKFFYEDNLAHLDSSIVSEFVGKSRAFIKIQEGCDFACSYCIIPSVRGKSRSLPLKQIVKQVQVLVDSGVQEIVLTGTNVGSYGKDSNSSITKLLHTLFAIPDLKRVRIGSLEPSQIDEEFCELLAHPKLERHLHIALQHTHNAMLKLMNRANCFEEDSRLLHTIADLGYAIGTDYIVGHPGESEEVWEQAFGNVRTLPLTHIHPFVYSIRSGTASASMSDRVNGAVAKERLHSLNTHIQEANLAFRRKRQAQDKPLQVLIEKQLGGVYVGLDEHFNKIFIESTQELGQWVEITEYDIKEHNYAKI; from the coding sequence ATGAAAGAGATAAAACAAGAGAAAAAAGTATTTTTCAAAACCTTTGGCTGTCGCACTAATCTCTATGACACACAGATTATGCGCGAGAATCTAGGCGATTTTGCCCATACTTTAGAAGAGGCGCAAGCAGATATTGTTGTAATCAACTCTTGCACGGTAACAAATGGCGCGGACTCAAGCGTGCGTAGCTATGTGAGAAAAGCAAGAGATCTAGGGAAATCCGTGGTCTTTGCAGGCTGTGGGGTGAAGACTCAAGGCAGAGAGCTGCTAGAAAGGGGCTTGGTCGATGGCGTGCTAGGACATAGTCATAAAGAGTCTATCGCACAGGCTTTAGACAAGCTAGCACAAGGACAGAAGTTTTTCTATGAAGATAATTTAGCGCATTTGGATTCTAGTATTGTGAGTGAGTTTGTGGGCAAATCGCGTGCTTTTATCAAGATCCAAGAGGGCTGTGATTTTGCGTGTAGCTATTGCATTATCCCTTCAGTGCGGGGCAAATCACGCTCCTTGCCTTTAAAGCAGATTGTAAAGCAGGTGCAAGTGCTGGTGGATTCTGGGGTGCAAGAAATCGTGCTTACAGGCACAAATGTCGGTAGCTATGGCAAGGATAGCAATAGCTCTATTACAAAGCTTTTGCACACACTCTTTGCTATCCCTGATCTAAAGCGCGTGCGTATCGGCAGCTTAGAGCCAAGCCAAATTGATGAAGAATTTTGCGAGCTATTAGCTCACCCTAAGCTAGAGCGGCATTTGCATATTGCCTTGCAGCACACGCACAATGCAATGCTAAAGCTAATGAATCGCGCTAATTGCTTTGAAGAAGATTCTAGGCTTTTGCACACAATCGCAGATCTAGGCTATGCCATTGGCACAGATTATATTGTAGGACACCCCGGAGAGAGTGAAGAGGTATGGGAGCAGGCTTTTGGCAATGTCCGCACGCTTCCGCTTACACATATCCACCCTTTTGTGTATTCTATCCGCTCTGGCACAGCTTCTGCTAGTATGAGCGATCGTGTCAATGGCGCGGTTGCTAAAGAGCGGCTACATAGTCTAAATACGCATATACAAGAAGCAAATCTTGCCTTCCGCCGCAAAAGACAGGCGCAAGATAAGCCCTTGCAAGTGCTGATTGAGAAGCAATTAGGCGGCGTATATGTGGGGCTTGATGAGCATTTCAATAAGATCTTTATAGAATCCACCCAAGAGCTAGGGCAGTGGGTGGAGATCACAGAGTATGACATTAAGGAGCATAACTATGCCAAAATCTAA
- a CDS encoding mechanosensitive ion channel domain-containing protein: MKAWCERVCRILVLGLLCSSLAQAAPEQASTLINPLNTEHKDSTTMSQKELQDELVSINTTLTQSNNPWLKRYTDYANYNRIMRQMHTLQDEILHIDATNISALNEKRLAIETLERQLDLLKDAKSDPFKDLIQKPEIGDLPNITNPFAIISGLSFINNLQNTKAAFESNKQSLEIVLTLIERKYSLLEQLSKSYKDYAKELALVQAELLEFQSAYNIISTSIDIYTKRYDEVYALLSHQIHKQTFKLMYIALAILISIGLALGLKLLIKRYITDNERTYTANKIINFFNITIIVLILLFAYLENVTYLVAVLGFASAGLAIAMKDLFMSILGWFVIVLGGSVHVGDRVRVEKDGSIYVGDVLDISMLRITMYEDVTLTSFAHNRRAGRIVFIPNNFVFTMMIANYTHNGMQTVWDGIDFCITFDSNAQKAQQIALDITAKHSKSYTQLTKSRLRKMRDRYSLKHANVDPRVYSFIATNGLVISVWYQTNAYATLTLRSQISLEIMQAILQEPDIFIAYETTKFVQTPYDGFGDKSH; this comes from the coding sequence GTGAAAGCGTGGTGTGAGAGAGTTTGTAGGATTCTAGTGCTTGGGCTTTTGTGTAGCTCTTTGGCGCAGGCTGCGCCAGAGCAAGCTTCTACACTGATAAATCCCCTTAACACAGAGCATAAAGACTCTACTACAATGTCGCAAAAAGAGCTACAAGATGAGCTAGTATCCATCAATACCACCTTGACACAGAGCAATAATCCTTGGCTTAAACGCTACACAGATTATGCAAACTACAATCGCATAATGCGCCAAATGCACACTTTGCAAGATGAGATTTTGCATATAGATGCTACAAACATTAGCGCGCTTAATGAAAAGCGTCTAGCCATAGAAACACTAGAGCGGCAGCTTGATTTGCTAAAGGACGCTAAAAGTGATCCCTTTAAAGACCTAATCCAAAAGCCAGAGATAGGCGATCTCCCTAATATCACCAATCCTTTTGCCATTATTAGTGGGCTATCTTTTATCAACAATTTGCAAAACACAAAGGCGGCATTTGAGAGCAATAAGCAGAGCCTAGAGATCGTGCTGACACTCATTGAGCGCAAATATAGCCTACTTGAGCAGCTTAGTAAAAGCTACAAAGACTATGCCAAAGAGCTAGCCCTAGTGCAAGCAGAATTGCTAGAGTTTCAAAGTGCTTATAATATCATCTCCACTAGCATTGATATTTATACCAAACGCTATGATGAGGTCTATGCCTTGCTCTCTCATCAAATCCACAAGCAAACCTTCAAGCTTATGTATATCGCCTTGGCGATTCTTATTAGTATCGGGCTAGCCCTTGGGCTTAAGCTTTTAATCAAGCGATATATCACTGATAATGAGCGCACCTACACGGCAAATAAAATTATCAATTTTTTTAATATCACCATTATCGTGCTTATTTTGCTTTTTGCTTACTTGGAGAATGTTACTTATCTTGTCGCGGTGCTGGGCTTTGCCTCTGCTGGGCTTGCGATTGCTATGAAAGATTTGTTTATGAGTATTTTGGGGTGGTTTGTGATCGTGCTTGGAGGCAGTGTGCATGTGGGTGATAGAGTTCGGGTAGAAAAAGATGGCAGTATCTATGTAGGCGATGTGCTAGATATTTCTATGCTACGCATTACGATGTATGAAGATGTAACGCTCACAAGCTTCGCGCATAATCGCCGCGCCGGACGCATTGTCTTTATCCCTAATAACTTTGTCTTTACGATGATGATTGCCAATTACACGCATAATGGTATGCAAACAGTGTGGGATGGGATAGATTTTTGTATCACCTTTGATTCTAATGCGCAAAAAGCCCAGCAAATCGCGCTTGATATTACAGCCAAGCATTCTAAATCCTACACCCAGCTTACCAAAAGTCGCTTGCGTAAAATGCGCGATCGCTACTCGCTCAAACACGCCAATGTCGATCCTAGGGTGTATAGCTTTATCGCTACAAATGGGCTTGTCATTTCTGTGTGGTATCAAACAAACGCCTATGCCACGCTCACACTCCGCAGTCAAATATCGCTAGAAATTATGCAGGCTATCTTGCAAGAGCCAGATATTTTCATCGCCTATGAGACGACAAAATTTGTCCAAACGCCTTATGATGGCTTTGGCGATAAATCCCACTAA
- a CDS encoding NAD(P)H-dependent oxidoreductase, producing the protein MQTLLLFSHTFWDNSKVNKALLESAKSLPNLTIHNLNTTYPNGTINVAKEVELLEKAQKIIFQFPLFWFSTPALMKEWQDRVLTHILYGENPKLLHGKSFQIITTLGGSKDSYDGHHGYSLETILTPLTSTFKYCGCNVLESYAIFSAKVDSIPTQEYLSLLG; encoded by the coding sequence ATGCAAACGCTACTACTTTTTTCACATACATTTTGGGACAATTCTAAGGTCAATAAGGCATTACTAGAATCCGCAAAATCTCTCCCCAATCTCACTATCCACAATCTCAACACCACCTATCCAAATGGCACAATCAATGTCGCTAAAGAAGTGGAGCTACTTGAAAAAGCGCAAAAGATCATTTTCCAATTTCCGCTCTTTTGGTTTAGCACGCCAGCCCTTATGAAAGAGTGGCAAGACCGCGTTTTGACGCATATCCTCTATGGTGAGAATCCAAAGCTTCTGCACGGCAAGAGCTTTCAAATCATCACAACACTTGGTGGCAGCAAAGATAGCTATGATGGACACCACGGATATAGCCTAGAGACGATTCTAACGCCACTTACAAGCACCTTCAAATACTGCGGCTGCAATGTGCTAGAGAGCTATGCCATCTTTAGCGCGAAAGTGGATTCTATCCCCACGCAAGAGTATCTCTCACTTTTAGGCTAG